In Trichoderma atroviride chromosome 2, complete sequence, one DNA window encodes the following:
- a CDS encoding uncharacterized protein (EggNog:ENOG41) has translation MVTEDLELWQSKFATQADEGAVDMEDRIDELANRMIAQVIPSSGKPLVEQLQTTVDSETDGLKAKISSIVAESAGGSLEDAEERIIGAIRAAGIAIKQAATEIRTWREEYDVDLQARVLRAADVHFQILDETRNLALQQLGMKWAWTDGVSYKDWAKYHELKQVLADWTEDLKQLIITHPTLLDAQDAAAFVEEDGMTIASAAAKELARLKRVAQWKLIANDATDNFDSEAMEQAAEAAQNPPVAEESEESEKQEEGDVDAAAEEAADGNSSLPVFDTVQDVVDTIQKKVTGEVTEETTEETTPLESEPAVSSASLDEHSSVDSSEASGATEEATSDIFEHVAEPTDIPTEDQEPLTNQTEELPQLVTESIKEPEVETETPQVLVNQVEDEESSPIVLEDPRSTPNDDEADTEPVAEPAAETTTDEVLETEPEILEEDEILWPHEQASLVDDTASVKATFFGAAAQVVSGRRQPILDEDDETDDDDFLSSATKAAEAAYSNAVSLASGQYSSAVSIISAQIHGTPTPAVQNQLLSSVSGAYDQAIAAASSRLQEVVDAASAGVYGTPTTAQAAPTLVDWSKVEAIAAERLNEGKLWAELQYQSALIAMGLATATPTPTGAIEKYYEQAKYNYYAGLGVAHDRYNNFISAASSAWSSATATPTPTPMALTDSALSMASAAGKAAESAYSKATENVASAVDAVDETINSVHDAAAEQIFNAGLAIGETWGTIVSQLSIDVYGQPTPAAIGWYDSLVSDAQAVVASATSAVAKATQTASAGAANEYEAVSELVSELIVGREPPFTESVLSRLQAAYATASENVASLASEASAAAGSVGEKVGSIASKATDAAKHGKDEL, from the coding sequence ATGGTGACGGAAGACCTTGAGCTGTGGCAGAGTAAATTCGCTACCCAAGCTGACGAGGGCGCTGTCGATATGGAAGACCGCATCGACGAGCTTGCGAACCGTATGATTGCCCAAGTGATTCCCTCTAGTGGGAAGCCacttgttgagcagctccaaaCCACAGTGGATTCGGAGACTGATGGACTGAAAGCAAAGATTTCCAGCATTGTCGCGGAGAGTGCAGGTGGATCGCTGGAAGACGCTGAAGAGCGAAtcattggcgccatcagAGCTGCCGGCATCGCTATCAAGCAGGCCGCTACAGAGATCAGGACGTGGCGAGAAGAATACGATGTTGATCTGCAAGCCAGAGTCCTTAGAGCCGCTGATGTCCATTTCCAGATCCTTGACGAGACTAGAAATCTTGCACTGCAGCAACTTGGCATGAAGTGGGCTTGGACCGATGGAGTTAGCTACAAGGACTGGGCAAAGTATCACGAGCTAAAGCAGGTGCTCGCAGATTGGACTGAAGATCTGAAACAACTCATCATCACCCACCCTACCCTGCTCGACGCacaggatgctgctgcatttGTCGAAGAGGATGGAATGACCATTGCCTCTGCGGCTGCCAAAGAGCTGGCTCGCCTCAAGCGAGTGGCTCAGTGGAAGCTTATCGCAAATGATGCTACAGACAATTTTGATTCAGAGGCAATGGAACAAGCTGCTGAGGCAGCACAGAACCCTCCAGTAGCTGAAGAGTCAGAAGAGTCTGAGAagcaggaagaaggagatgtcgatgctgccgctgaGGAAGCCGCTGATGGCAATTCTTCGTTGCCGGTATTTGACACCGTCCAGGATGTCGTGGATACCATCCAGAAAAAAGTAACCGGGGAGGTCACTGAGGAGACCACTGAGGAGACGACACCTTTGGAGTCCGAACCCGCCGTCAGCAGTGCTTCTTTGGATGAGCATTCATCTGTAGATTCGAGCGAAGCTTCCGGTGCTACTGAGGAAGCGACCTCGGATATCTTTGAACATGTTGCGGAGCCCACTGACATCCCCACTGAAGACCAGGAGCCGCTTACCAACCAGACTGAGGAACTCCCACAACTTGTTACTGAAAGTATCAAGGAGCCCGAAGTAGAAACCGAAACGCCCCAGGTTCTTGTCAACCAagtcgaagatgaagaatcGAGCCCAATTGTTCTGGAGGACCCTCGTTCGACACCcaacgatgatgaggctgaCACTGAACCTGTCGCCGAGCCTGCTGCCGAAACTACTACCGACGAGGTGCTGGAAACCGAGCCTGAAATcctggaagaggacgaaatTTTATGGCCACACGAACAAGCATCCCTGGTTGATGACACCGCTTCCGTAAAGGCGACATTCTTCGGCGCGGCCGCTCAGGTAGTTTCCGGACGACGACAACCCATTttggacgaggacgatgaaactgatgatgacgatttCCTATCTAGCGCGACTAAAGCCGCTGAGGCAGCCTATTCCAACGCAGTCTCTTTAGCATCTGGCCAGTATTCGAGTGCGGTATCAATCATTTCCGCGCAAATCCATGGCACGCCAACTCCAGCCGTTCAAAACCAGCTTCTTTCCTCGGTTTCCGGTGCCTATGATCAAGCAATCGCCGCGGCTAGTTCCAGGCTGCAAGAGGTGGTTGATGCTGCGTCTGCCGGAGTCTATGGCACGCCAACGACCGCCCAGGCTGCCCCAACGTTGGTAGACTGGAGCAAAGTAGAGGCGATTGCTGCGGAACGCCTGAATGAGGGGAAGCTCTGGGCCGAGCTTCAATATCAAAGTGCTCTGATTGCCATGGGACTGGCGACGGCAACACCCACTCCAACTGGTGCAATCGAAAAATACTACGAACAGGCCAAATACAACTATTACGCTGGGCTTGGTGTCGCACATGACCGCTATAACAACTTCATATCTGCCGCTTCGTCAGCATGGTcctcagccacagccacgcCAACCCCGACACCCATGGCTCTTACTGACTCTGCACTTTCAATGGCCTCTGCTGCGGGCAAGGCTGCTGAATCTGCCTACTCCAAGGCCACTGAGAATGTTGCTTCTGCGGTTGATGCTGTGGACGAAACCATAAACTCTGTACAcgatgctgcagctgaaCAGATCTTCAACGCCGGACTAGCCATTGGAGAGACGTGGGGAACAATCGTTAGCCAGCTGAGCATTGACGTGTACGGTCAACCAACACCAGCGGCGATTGGATGGTACGATAGTCTGGTATCAGACGCGCAGGCCGTGGTAGCAAGCGCTACATCGGCCGTTGCCAAGGCTACTCAGACTGCGTCGGCTGGTGCTGCAAACGAATATGAAGCTGTGAGCGAGCTTGTTTCGGAGTTGATTGTTGGCCGAGAGCCGCCCTTTACGGAGAGTGTACTATCAAGGCTTCAAGCCGCGTATGCCACGGCGTCTGAGAACGTGGCAAGCTTGGCGAGCGAAGCCAGCGCGGCTGCTGGATCAGTAGGCGAGAAGGTGGGAAGCATTGCGAGCAAGGCAACCGACGCGGCGAAGCATGGCAAAGACGAGTTGTAA
- a CDS encoding uncharacterized protein (EggNog:ENOG41~TransMembrane:1 (i37-59o)) — translation MAESSGLKPGNGSSHVNGKMNGQTAGHKRSGSRPRGLLGFLFGSIARLATWAVILTLLFRCPSTLEECNEDSPYICKPYFQAKEAIVPYTLPCYEQYLEPYVDFARPYYNSVDSHILAPVRVYAVQYGAPWVEKGQEQVWAQWEKHGRPQVEQLRALSQQQYEESIAPHLGRAGEVLGPYYEVGRDNSLQVYHEYVLPTYELLQPYAQQGYSAASSFATETALPAAHWTWARTNAFLNKAVWPQVRMVYVENVEPQLVRIGERLERYKNRARTKVLPEVNSSTRRRTTTEPPRSSFSKPAPQATQSQSTTASERATFSSTSSAEEQQSTESTYWMPVQPPPPWRKRIRDKEKGP, via the exons ATGGCCGAGTCCAGCGGCCTGAAGCCGGGCAACGGCTCCTCGCATGTGAATGGCAAGATGAATGGCCAGACGGCGGGCCACAAACGATCTGGATCAAGACCACGCGGATTGCTGGGCTTTTTGTTTGGCTCGATTGCCAG ACTTGCGACTTGGGCCGTTATCCTTACGCTTCTGTTCCGCTGTCCTTCCACGCTGGAGGAGTGCAACGAAGATTCTCCTTACATCTGCAAGCCATATTTCCAAGCCAAAGAGGCCATCGTCCCGTATACGCTGCCCTGCTACGAGCAATACCTTGAGCCATACGTGGACTTTGCGAGACCTTACTACAACTCCGTCGATTCTCACATCCTGGCGCCGGTGCGCGTTTATGCCGTCCAATATGGTGCGCCATGGGTTGAAAAAGGCCAGGAGCAAGTTTGGGCTCAATGGGAGAAGCACGGTCGGCCTCAGGTAGAGCAGCTCCGCGCTCTgtcccagcagcagtacgAGGAGTCCATTGCTCCGCACCTGGGGCGCGCAGGCGAAGTCCTCGGACCCTACTACGAAGTCGGACGCGATAATTCTCTCCAAGTGTACCACGAATATGTGCTACCGACATACGAGCTTCTGCAACCCTATGCCCAGCAAGGCTACAGTGCTGCTTCCAGCTTCGCCACGGAGACGGCGCTGCCCGCTGCTCACTGGActtgggcgaggacgaaTGCCTTTCTTAACAAGGCAGTGTGGCCTCAGGTCCGAATGGTTTATGTCGAGAACGTGGAGCCTCAGCTTGTTCGCATTGGCGAGCGCTTAGAACGATACAAGAACCGGGCCAGGACCAAGGTGCTTCCCGAAGTAAACTCGTCTAC AAGACGAAGGACAACTACCGAGCCTCCGCGATCTTCTTTCAGTAAACCGGCTCCCCAAGCGACACAATCGCAGAGCACAACGGCCTCCGAACGTGCCACGTTTAGCTCAACCTCCAGCGCCGAGGAGCAGCAGTCGACGGAGTCAACCTACTGGATGCCCGTTCagccccctcccccctggaGAAAACGAATCCGAGACAAGGAGAAAGGCCCGTGA
- a CDS encoding uncharacterized protein (TransMembrane:15 (i110-131o275-294i782-805o835-860i872-889o994-1012i1044-1071o1091-1109i1150-1173o1193-1211i1385-1408o1428-1446i1485-1512o1532-1549i1583-1602o)~BUSCO:EOG092D09PM), translating into MEDAASDAGPTAQQQRYDDRPNAAAVEICRICRGEGTEEEPLFHPCKCSGSIKHVHQDCLMEWLSHSQKKYCELCKTPFRFTKLYAPDMPQSLPVHVFAKHMASHLLSNLLVWLRAAVAISVWVFWLPYFMRAVWSFMFWISDEGLGGSIISRINETNNTMSAIPSSILAIGTCPASPLLAATTTSAAEVEAVVGQLEGKDVSDYFVRFLLNSFTSPYLASDGELGYAANASAALNNGSQFATATTLLSNVGFLGNLTRNASLNRAIVSVLEGQIITVLVIISFILIILVRDYVVQQQPEINMRAAFAAPENDFQVPEPDEIIQPENLPPANPRPTDSDDETLEDSDQVGDQDWQRMPPGRLAPAGEEALTPDSSNHSTPDHDSFPTSSTNTSLQNDQLHSHARQDADEGDAAEEPSSLDDYQRIYGRANGDLQDILRIIEEEGLQEKLKYWVEFTRRSASTIENTSYEHITDEADQEHPEHEIDSDHDTLQSSSNWKGKELWSPTQADADISGPSDAHEDELFGAASRPRSMSDGLQGQFSANPLANNSWSFDALPVDDKSDELFQSLPAIQEQFAQDFNDDEPSGGSSGQSRDSGDEDDSHLSRDAYRRLPDGDVYQRHPPRELQQPLPDLNAREQRLDAGIEPQPPHANGATEEAAVNGGDAPAAGFADKVADFMWGNMDDLDPPAGPRALIVAAHRAAFDDMAAEEAVERAAGQGAPAGNNNREDLWVDIPAEPNGDDGEGIAADDNAAPLDPEAIEDMEDFEGVMELIGMRGPIAGLFQNAIFCAVLVSVTIFACIFIPYNIGRVSVWLLASPMRVVRLLFELSKLLQDATFLVGGLGSWCVLNFVDIFAAVMGGSVKAHIVSARKMSWALWTGAGSRICTFLFKDFFPMSATEIHNFSAVSHDALNIVKGNVVSVFSNISGSLTTANAVGLDKIMATSTTLLSSVFETAIKVSSLLTKPSSWVIDLSLAEEWPSLDPQLTYWSSLDRFWAILAGYTTMFLIGALYLKKGSPFSRNAIVHAWETGVIESLQQASGIMKVILIISIEMLVFPLYCGLLLDAALLPLFENTTFTSRIIFTCKYPMTSIFVHWFVGTGYMFHFALFVSMCRKIMRPGVLYFIRDPDDPEFHPVRDVLERNLTTQLRKILFSAFVYGALVIVCLGGIVWGLSFAMPSALPIHYSSNEPVLEFPVDLLFYNFLMPLAVKFFKPSDALHTMYTWWFRRCARALRLSYFLFGERRVDEEGVLHLPAETPAGRIPHMGYLLELSHAENTPAENAKIVPKTWRDTFEGGDSKPTTRLSSSERKAHRHRKAHLVETHQLVKDGRFIRAPASDRIKIPKGQQVFLTVSERNHRKDGRADDDIYSSDQYLQVYIPPNFRTRIFTFILLIWLFASVTGVGFTIIPLVLGRKIFKELIPDYIRTNDIYAFSIGVFLLGSAAYAVARQHVIREKIGKWIREAERDILEGEVAGRMARIAIHAAKLFYAYTVLLVVFPLLTSALMELYVAIPLHTYMHPPTAVSLKDEGANRHTVRVIQSWVLGLLYLKLGSRMVTSLFPDSRASTAVRNIVRRRWWLRPNVRLLTRGFVVPGLLISCVAIYGPPTVAGFIIRHAGLAGGSAPEDAAAAVTATVIYRQSYPIAACAAMLAKHAVGFVKVTNRWTASVRDEAYLIGERLHNFGSRTSSAQKTKVRARRVNA; encoded by the exons ATGGAGGACGCCGCCTCGGATGCCGGGCCCACGGCCCAACAACAGCGATACGACGATCGTCCCAACGCCGCCGCAGTCGAGATATGCCGGATATGTCGTGGCGAAGGCACAGAGGAAGAGCCGCTCTTCCACCCGTGCAAatgcagcggcagcatcaagcacGTCCACCAGGACTGCCTGATGGAGTGGCTCTCGCATTCGCAGAAGAAGTACTGCGAGCTGTGCAAAACGCCCTTCCGCTTCACCAAGCTGTACGCCCCCGACATGCCGCAGTCGCTGCCTGTACACGTCTTTGCCAAGCACATGGCCAGTCATCTGCTCAGCAACCTGCTGGTGTGGCTGCGGGCAGCCGTCGCCATCAGCGTATGGGTGTTTTGGCTTCCCTACTTTATGAGGGCTGTGTGGTCCTTCATGTTCTGGATCAGTGACGAAGGCTTGGGTGGCTCCATCATATCGCGGATCAACGAgaccaacaacaccatgtCGGCAAttccctcctccatcttggccattggAACATGTCCTGCCAGCCCCCTGTTAgcggccaccaccacctctgCGGCCGAAGTCGAAGCCGTGGTAGGTCAGCTGGAGGGCAAAGATGTTTCCGATTACTTTGTGCGATTCCTACTCAACTCATTCACCTCTCCATACCTGGCCTCcgacggcgagctgggaTACGCGGCAAATGCATCTGCAGCGTTGAACAACGGCAGTCAATTCGCTACTGCAACGACCCTCCTCAGCAACGTTGGCTTTCTTGGTAACCTTACTCGGAATGCAAGCCTAAATCGAGCCATCGTATCCGTATTGGAAGGGCAAATCATCACGGTTCTGGTAATCATCTCTTTCATACTCATCATCTTGGTCAGAGACTATGTTGTCCAGCAACAGCCAGAAATCAACATGCGGgctgcctttgctgcccCCGAAAATGACTTTCAGGTTCCTGAACCAGACGAGATTATTCAGCCAGAGAACTTGCCACCAGCAAATCCTCGCCCAACAGACTCAGACGATGAAACTTTGGAAGACAGCGATCAAGTTGGTGATCAGGACTGGCAACGGATGCCGCCAGGACGACTCGCGCCAGCTGGCGAGGAAGCATTGACTCCAGACTCTTCAAACCACTCGACGCCCGATCACGATTCTTTTCCGACTTCTAGCACGAATACCTCCTTACAGAACGATCAACTACACTCTCATGCACGCCAAGATGCCGATGAAGGTGATGCTGCAGAGGAACCGAGCAGTCTCGATGATTATCAGCGAATTTATGGCCGCGCTAACGGCGACCTTCAAGACATACTGCGAAtcatcgaagaagaaggtctACAAGAAAAGCTTAAATACTGGGTTGAATTCACACGGCGATCCGCTTCTACTATTGAAAATACGAGTTATGAGCATATAACGGACGAGGCAGACCAAGAGCACCCCGAGCACGAGATTGACTCGGATCATGACACACTTCAGTCTTCCTCTAACTGGAAAGGCAAGGAGCTATGGTCTCCCACGCAGGCAGATGCCGACATCTCAGGGCCTTCAGATGCACATGAGGATGAGCTCTTTGGCGCTGCCTCAAGACCACGCTCAATGTCGGATGGCCTTCAGGGACAGTTCTCGGCTAACCCGCTGGCGAATAATTCATGGTCTTTCGATGCACTTCCCGTAGATGACAAGTCCGATGAACTCTTCCAGTCCCTCCCTGCTATTCAAGAACAATTTGCACAAGACTTTAATGATGACGAGCCCTCGGGAGGGTCCTCGGGACAGTCTAGAGACTCCGGTGACGAAGACGACAGCCATTTGAGTCGAGACGCCTATAGGCGCCTCCCAGATGGAGATGTCTATCAACGCCACCCTCCAAGAGAACTCCAGCAACCCCTCCCGGATCTGAATGCGAGAGAACAGCGCTTGGATGCTGGAATCGAACCACAGCCGCCTCATGCCAACGGCGCTACCGAGGAAGCAGCCGTCAATGGCGGTGATGCCCCAGCAGCTGGCTTCGCCGACAAGGTTGCTGATTTCATGTGGGGCAACATGGACGACCTGGATCCTCCAGCCGGTCCCCGCGCTCTTATAGTTGCCGCTCATCGAGCAGCTTTTGACGACATGGCTGCCGAGGAAGCGGTCGagcgagctgctggccaagggGCCCCAGCTGGCAACAATAACCGGGAGGATCTTTGGGTCGACATTCCTGCGGAGCCCAacggcgacgatggcgaAGGCATCGCTGCGGACGACAACGCTGCACCCTTGGACCCTGAAGCAATCGAGGACATGGAAGACTTTGAAGGAGTCATGGAGTTGATTGGCATGCGTGGACCTATTGCAGGCCTTTTCCAGAATGCCATTTTCTGCGCCGTCCTTGTGTCAGTCACCATCTTTGCTTGCATCTTTATCCCATACAACATCGGCCGTGTCTCTGTCTGGCTCCTTGCAAGTCCCATGCGGGTCGTGCGCTTGCTCTTCGAGCTCTCGAAATTGCTGCAGGACGCCACGTTCCTAGTTGGTGGCTTGGGTTCCTGGTGCGTGTTGAATTTCGTCGACATCTTCGCGGCCGTCATGGGCGGCTCCGTCAAGGCCCATATCGTTTCAGCCAGGAAAATGTCCTGGGCGTTATGGACTGGTGCTGGCAGCAGAATCTGCACATTCCTTTTCAAAGACTTCTTCCCCATGTCAGCAACAGAAATTCACAACTTCTCCGCAGTCAGCCACGATGCGCTCAACATTGTCAAGGGCAATGTCGTGTCCGTATTTTCCAACATCAGCGGTAGTCTAACTACAGCGAATGCGGTTGGCTTGGACAAGATTATGGCTACTTCAACGACTCTGCTCAGCTCCGTCTTTGAGACAGCTATCAAAGTCTCGTCTCTCCTCACAAAGCCCAGTTCGTGGGTCATTGACCTGAGCCTGGCTGAAGAATGGCCTTCGTTGGATCCGCAGTTGACGTATTGGTCTAGCCTGGACAGATTCTGGGCCATCCTAGCTGGTTACACCACCATGTTCTTGATCGGTGCTCTGTATCTGAAAAAGGGCAGCCCATTTTCGAGAAACGCAATAGTGCATGCGTGGGAAACCGGAGTTATCGAGTCTCTCCAACAGGCCAGCGGAATCATGAAGGTGATCCTCATCATCAGTATCGAGATGCTCGTTTTCCCCCTTTACTGCGGTCTACTTCTCGATGCGGCCCTGCTGCCACTCTTTGAGAACACTACGTTTACGAGCAGAATTATCTTCACTTGCAAATATCCAATGACGTCGATTTTTGTACACTGGTTTGTGGGCACTGGTTACATGTTTCACTTTGCTCTTTTCGTTTCCATGTGTCGAAAGATAATGCGGCCAGGCGTATTGT ACTTCATTAGAGATCCTGATGATCCCGAGTTTCACCCAGTGCGCGACGTGCTTGAGCGAAATCTCACAACGCAACTGAGGAAAatcctcttttctgctttcGTATACGGAGCTCTAGTCATCGTGTGTCTCGGTGGCATCGTATGGGGCCTGTCATTCGCCATGCCAAGCGCACTTCCAATCCACTACTCCTCCAACGAGCCGGTACTGGAATTCCCGGTTGACCTGCTCTTCTACAACTTCCTCATGCCACTTGCGGTCAAGTTTTTCAAGCCCAGCGATGCGCTGCATACCATGTACACGTGGTGGTTCCGCAGATGTGCACGGGCTCTGAGGCTCTCGTACTTTCTCTTTGGCGAGAGGAGGGTCGACGAAGAGGGTGTTTTACATCTCCCAGCCGAAACGCCAGCAGGCAGGATTCCTCATATGGGATACCTGCTCGAGCTTTCGCACGCTGAGAATACACCTGCTGAGAATGCCAAGATTGTTCCAAAGACCTGGCGCGATACATTTGAGGGCGGTGACTCGAAGCCCACTACACGCTTGAGTTCTAGCGAACGGAAGGCTCATCGGCATAGGAAGGCTCATCTCGTCGAAACCCACCAGCTTGTCAAAGACGGCAGATTTATCCGAGCCCCCGCCTCTGATCGCATCAAGATTCCAAAGGGGCAACAAGTGTTTTTGACCGTGAGCGAGCGCAACCACCGGAAAGATGGCCGTGCGGACGACGACATATATTCGTCAGATCAGTATCTGCAGGTCTATATACCTCCGAATTTCCGCACAAGGATTTTCACATTTATTCTTTTGATCTGGCTATTTGCCTCGGTTACCGGCGTTGGGTTCACCATCATACCCTTGGTGCTTGGCAGAAAAATATTCAAAGAGCTTATTCCAGACTACATCAGAACGAACGACATTTATGCCTTCAGCATCGGAGTCTTTTTGCTCGGCTCTGCTGCATACGCCGTAGCCCGCCAGCATGTCATACGGGAAAAGATTGGAAAGTGGATTCGTGAGGCAGAGCGCGATATACTCGAGGGCGAGGTTGCTGGACGAATGGCACGCATCGCTATCCACGCGGCCAAGCTCTTTTACGCATATACTGTTCTGCTCGTGGTGTTCCCCTTGCTGACCTCTGCGCTGATGGAGCTGTACGTGGCCATCCCGCTGCATACATATATGCATCCCCCAACGGCAGTTTCGCTGAAGGACGAGGGAGCCAACCGCCACACGGTCCGTGTTATCCAGTCCTGGGTCTTGGGGCTGCTCTATCTGAAGCTGGGCAGCCGGATGGTTACATCGCTGTTTCCAGATAGCCGGGCCTCGACGGCAGTCCGTAACATTGTACGCCGTAGATGGTGGCTACGGCCCAACGTGCGCCTCCTGACCCGAGGATTTGTCGTCCCAGGCCTCTTGATATCCTGTGTGGCCATCTACGGGCCGCCAACGGTGGCAGGATTCATCATCCGACACGCTGGTCTTGCCGGAGGCTCTGCGCCAGaagacgccgccgctgctgtgACGGCGACGGTGATTTACAGACAGTCGTATCCTATTGCGGCGTGTGCCGCCATGCTCGCCAAGCATGCCGTGGGATTTGTTAAAGTCACAAACCGGTGGACGGCGAGCGTCCGGGATGAGGCGTATCTGATTGGAGAGCGACTGCACAACTTTGGGTCCAGGACATCGAGCGCTCAAAAGACAAAGGTCAGGGCTCGACGGGTAAATGCTTAG
- a CDS encoding uncharacterized protein (TransMembrane:12 (i61-78o90-117i138-160o166-187i199-219o250-270i291-312o347-367i388-410o422-445i465-489o501-518i)), with protein MTSSGILPAYSRQEKEKAGNGGETKSGGAVTESLDDIRVSLSSNGSKNRNTTHRNLKARHIQLIGIGGTIGTVLYVQIGQGLLNGGPGSLFIAFSFWCTIVLAVTLCMAEMVTYLPISSPFIRFAGRYVDEAFGFATGWNFFIFEAALVPFEVTACNFILRFWTDAIPTAAVIAIVIILYALINVIAVKWYGETEFWAAIGKVLLIVGLIFFTFIAMLGGNPQKDRFGFRFWNEPGAFAELYYEGALGRWLGFLQCLILAAFTIAGPDYVSMAAGEAENPRVVMPRAYNAVFYRLTAFFILGSLCVGILVPYNDSELIAAFANSKPGAAASPYVVAMNRLGIKVLPHIVNAAVLTAAFSAGNSYVYCASRSLYGLALEGKAPRFLTTCTKAGIPVYCVGCTLLFALLSFLQLSSNTAVVLNWFVSLVTASQLINFCAVCVSYLCFHRALKAQGISRDTLPYKAWFMPYAAYYALVWTFVMAFVGGYTVFLPLPGMWKIADFLFSYAMIFVYPILYFGYKFIRKTEIRKPEEIDLFKDLDEIEEYQRSYISTPPRNGFEKILEKLFG; from the exons ATGACTTCTTCCGGTATCCTGCCGGCGTACTCCCGCcaggagaaagaaaaagccgGCAATGGTGGTGAAACCAAGAGCGGAGGCGCCGTCACTGAATCTCTCGACGACATTCGAGTTTCTCTGTCTTCCAACGGTAGCAAGAATCGAAACACGACTCACCGAAATCTCAAGGCCAGGCATATCCAGCTCATTGGCATTGGAGGCACCATTGGCACCGTTCTCTAT GTTCAAATCGGCCAAGGTCTCCTCAACGGCGGTCCCGGcagcctcttcatcgcctttAGCTTCTGGTGCACAATCGTCCTCGCCGTGACGCTCTGCATGGCCGAAATGGTCACCTACCTGCCCATCTCCTCGCCCTTTATCCGCTTCGCCGGCCGCTACGTCGACGAGGCCTTTGGGTTCGCGACGGGATGGaactttttcatctttgaggcggcgctggtgccCTTTGAAGTGACGGCCTGCAATTTTATTCTTCGCTTTTGGACCGATGCGATTCCTACGGCGGCAGtcattgccattgtcattATTCTCTACGCTCTCATCAACGTGATTGCGGTGAAGTGGTACGGCGAGACGGAATTCTGGGCCGCCATTGGGAAAGTCCTTCTCATTGTGGgactcatcttcttcacctttaTAGCGATGCTGGGAGGAAATCCCCAGAAAGACCGCTTTGGATTTCGATTCTGGAACGAGCCGGGAGCTTTTGCGGAGCTGTACTATGAGGGCGCCTTGGGACGCTGGCTGGGCTTCTTGCAGTGCCTGATTTTGGCAGCTTTTACCATTGCCGGACCGGATTACGTCTCCATGGCAGCTGGTGAGGCTGAGAATCCTCGCGTGGTGATGCCTCGAGCCTACAACGCCGTGTTTTACCGACTGACTGCGTTCTTCATCCTGGGATCTCTCTGCGTGGGCATTCTCGTTCCTTACAACGACAGCGAGCTCATTGCGGCTTTTGCAAACTCCAAGCCTGGtgccgctgcttctccataCGTCGTTGCCATGAACCGCCTGGGAATCAAAGTCCTGCCACACATTGTCAACGCCGCTGTCCTGACTGCTGCTTTCTCCGCGGGCAACTCCTACGTCTACTGCGCGTCTCGTTCTTTATACGGACTGGCTCTGGAGGGAAAAGCGCCGAGGTTTCTGACGACATGCACAAAGGCTGGTATTCCCGTCTACTGCGTTGGCTGTACTTTGCTCTTTGCGTTGCTGTCATTCCTCCAGCTCTCGTCTAATACTGCCGTTGTTTTGAACTGGTTCGTTTCTCTGGTGACGGCGTCCCAGCTCATCAATTTCTGCGCCGTGTGCGTGTCGTATCTGTGCTTCCACCGGGCGCTCAAGGCACAGGGTATCAGCCGGGACACGCTGCCGTATAAAGCGTGGTTCATGCCGTATGCTGCTTATTATGCACTGGTGTGGACATTTGTCATGGCTTTCGTGGGCGGGTATACGGTTTTCTTGCCGTTGCCTGGCATGTGGAAAATTGCAGATTTCTTGTTCTC GTATGCAATGATTTTTGTATACCCGATCTTGTATTTCGGTTACAAATTCATTCGTAAGACGGAGATTCGCAAGCCAGAAGAAATTGATCTTTTCAAGGACTTGGATGAGATTGAGGAGTACCAGAGGAGTTATATCTCTACTCCACCAAG AAACGGGTTCGAGAAAATCCTCGAAAAACTCTTTGGCTAA